In Monomorium pharaonis isolate MP-MQ-018 chromosome 3, ASM1337386v2, whole genome shotgun sequence, a genomic segment contains:
- the LOC105829325 gene encoding puromycin-sensitive aminopeptidase isoform X2, producing the protein MFSRVVACVSVRCCLVSQQNGKGVYDNLLSSRLLRACERTVGIGGSQRARCYSCTRVSEVASEPSSPSVAMSSGDEKPFRRLPTCVRPYHYDISLTPNLTAFTFDGTESVHLNVESPTDTIVLNSLEINIKSATFNGNDGKRIAAKNIELSASEETATLAFSEALPLGKSGYLNIEFVGEINDKMKGFYRSKYSGQDGNCAVTYLCPTSARNFFPCWDEPSFKATFDIHLTIPSQTSLVGLSNMPVKEKVTNGNHETLTFERTPIMSTYLVAVVVGDFDYVEDMSSDGVRVRVYVPKSKKEQGQFALEVATKILPYYKTYFGIAYPLPKIDLIAIADFSSGAMENWGLVTYRETCLLVDPQNTSTVRKQWIALIVAHELAHQWFGNLVTMEWWTHLWLNEGYASFVEFLCVAHLFPEYDMWTQFVTDTYIRALELDALKHSHPIEVPVGHPSEIDEIFDDISYHKGASVIRMLHAYIGDDDFRKGMNLYLKRHSYANAETEDLWAALEEASNKAVRKVMSSWTKRQGFPVVKVDYRQKGDNKILSLSQERFLADGSVDNSADNAWLIPISVSSSQDPTKTVFDGILDTKSKEFVIENVPEGTWLKLNPGTIGFYRTCYSQSTLSLLLPAIKDHTLPPLDRLGLLDDLFAMVQAGYASTVEVLELMQAFLHEDNYTVWSNIVNILSKIGTLISHLDFEDSLKTFGRNLFREVNARLGWDPKPNESHLDTLLRSLVLSRMAVLNDQDTIEEAKRRFELHVNGTTTLAADLRSPVYRAVLSVGDANTYETMIKLYRESDLQEEKERILRSLGAIKDETLLRKVLDFAMSEEVRAQDTVFAIMSVSLSYKGRVMAWNFFKEKWKVLLDRYEGGFLLARLVKSTTENFATEEQAKDVESFFEGHPTPGTERTVQQSVESIRLNAAWLSREKDSIREYLTTRV; encoded by the exons ATGTTCTCGCGCGTCGTCGCATGCGTAAGTGTGCGCTGTTGCCTTGTGAGTCAGCAAAACGGGAAGGGAGTCTACGATAATCTGTTGTCGTCGCGGCTGTTACGAGCGTGTGAGCGTACCGTCGGGATCGGTGGAAGCCAGCGCGCGCGTTGTTATTCCTGTACAAGAGTGAGTGAAGTTGCCAGCGAGCCGTCGTCACCGAGCGTAGCGATGTCGTCGGGCGACGAGAAGCCGTTTCGCCGTCTGCCGACGTGCGTGCGTCCCTATCACTACGATATCTCGCTGACGCCGAATCTCACCGCCTTCACCTTCGATGGCACGGAGAGCGTACACCTCAAC GTGGAAAGTCCGACAGACACCATTGTGTTGAACTCCttggaaattaatataaaaagcgCGACTTTTAACGGAAATGACGGTAAGAGGATTGCTGCCAAGAATATCGAGCTGTCGGCATCTGAGGAAACGGCCACGTTGGCGTTTTCCGAGGCTCTGCCACTTGGTAAAAGTGGATATCTGAATATAGAATTCGTGGGCGAGATCAATGACAAGATGAAGGGCTTTTATAGGAGCAAATATAGCGG GCAAGATGGTAACTGCGCTGTAACCTATTTGTGCCCCACGTCGGCGCGGAATTTTTTTCCATGCTGGGACGAACCTTCTTTTAAAGCCACCTTTGATATACATCTCACAATTCCGTCTCAGACATCCCTCGTCGGATTATCGAACATG cctgtgaaagaaaaagttaCGAATGGCAACCACGAGACGTTAACTTTTGAAAGAACGCCTATCATGTCGACGTACTTAGTGGCGGTAGTAGTAGGCGATTTCGATTACGTCGAGGACATGTCTAGTGACGGTGTGAGAGTTCGGGTTTACGTACCGAAATCCAAGAAGGAGCAGGGCCAGTTTGCTTTGGAAGTGGCCACCAAGATATTGCCTTACTACAAGACTTACTTTGGCATCGCGTATCCCTTGCCGAAGATCGATCTCATAGCGATCGCCGACTTTTCGTCCGGCGCCATGGAGAACTGGGGCCTCGTCACGTATCGCGAGACTTGTTTGCTCGTGGATCCACAGAACACGTCGACAGTGCGCAAGCAGTGGATCGCGTTGATAGTAGCACACGAGCTAGCGCACCAATGGTTCGGCAATCTCGTGACAATGGAATGGTGGACGCATCTCTGGCTGAACGAGGGCTACGCGTCGTTCGTGGAGTTCCTTTGCGTCGCGCATCTCTTCCCGGAATATGATATGTGGACGCAATTTGTGACAGACACGTACATCCGCGCGTTGGAGCTAGACGCGCTGAAGCACAGTCATCCAATTGAGGTACCAGTCGGTCATCCATCGGAGATCGACGAGATCTTCGACGACATATCGTATCACAAAGGAGCTTCTGTTATTCGTATGTTGCATGCGTACATAGGCGATGACGATTTTCGAAAGGGTATGAATCTGTATTTGAAAAGACACAGCTACGCCAACGCGGAGACCGAGGATCTCTGGGCCGCATTAGAAGAGGCCAGTAACAAAGCTGTGCGCAAGGTGATGTCGTCGTGGACCAAGAGACAAGGTTTTCCCGTGGTCAAGGTCGACTATCGTCAGAAGGGCGACAACAAGATCCTATCGTTGTCCCAGGAGAGATTCCTGGCCGACGGATCGGTAGATAACAGCGCGGATAACGCGTGGCTCATACCGATAAGTGTAAGCTCCTCGCAGGATCCGACCAAAACAGTGTTCGACGGCATATTAGACACAAAGAGCAAGGAATTTGTGATCGAAAATGTTCCCGAAGGTACATGGCTGAAGCTCAATCCCGGGACAATCGGCTTTTATCGTACTTGTTACAGTCAGTCCACTCTGTCGCTTCTGTTGCCCGCGATTAAGGATCACACGTTACCTCCTCTCGACAGATTAGGCTTACTGGACGATCTCTTCGCGATGGTGCAGGCGGGTTACGCGTCCACGGTGGAAGTGCTCGAGTTGATGCAGGCGTTTCTACATGAGGACAATTACACCGTTTGGTCTAACATAGTGAATATCCTAAGTAAAATCGGCACTCTCATTTCACACTTGGACTTTGAGGATTCTCTCAAAACGTTCGGACGTAATCTGTTCCGCGAGGTTAACGCTAGACTAGGCTGGGACCCTAAGCCAAACGAGAGTCACTTAGACACGTTACTCAGGTCTCTCGTGCTGAGCCGCATGGCGGTTCTAAACGATCAAGACACTATCGAGGAAGCGAAGAGGAGATTTGAGTTGCACGTGAACGGCACGACAACGCTCGCCGCCGATTTGCGCAGTCCGGTTTATCGAGCTGTGCTATCCGTGGGTGATGCCAACACTTACGAGaccatgataaaattatacagagAATCCGATCTTCAGGAAGAGAAGGAGCGGATTTTGCGGTCGCTCGGCGCGATCAAAGATGAGACTCTACTGAGAAAGGTCCTGGATTTCGCTATGAGCGAAGAAGTTCGCGCTCAGGACACAGTGTTCGCCATCATGTCCGTGAGTCTGTCGTACAAGGGACGTGTTATGGCGTGGAATTTTTTCAAGGAAAAATGGAAGGTCCTGCTGGACCGTTACGAGGGCGGCTTCCTGCTGGCGCGGCTGGTCAAGTCCACTACCGAGAACTTTGCCACCGAAGAGCAAGCCAAAGATGTAGAGAGTTTCTTTGAGGGCCACCCGACTCCGGGTACCGAGCGAACGGTACAGCAGAGCGTGGAGTCCATCAGATTGAACGCCGCGTGGCTCAGCCGAGAAAAAGACTCCATCAGAGAATATCTGACCACTCGAGTCTAG
- the LOC105829325 gene encoding puromycin-sensitive aminopeptidase isoform X1: protein MFSRVVACVSVRCCLVSQQNGKGVYDNLLSSRLLRACERTVGIGGSQRARCYSCTRVSEVASEPSSPSVAMSSGDEKPFRRLPTCVRPYHYDISLTPNLTAFTFDGTESVHLNVESPTDTIVLNSLEINIKSATFNGNDGKRIAAKNIELSASEETATLAFSEALPLGKSGYLNIEFVGEINDKMKGFYRSKYSGEDGTVEYAAVTQFEPTDARRCFPCWDEPALKATFDITLKIPIGLTALSNMPVKEKVTNGNHETLTFERTPIMSTYLVAVVVGDFDYVEDMSSDGVRVRVYVPKSKKEQGQFALEVATKILPYYKTYFGIAYPLPKIDLIAIADFSSGAMENWGLVTYRETCLLVDPQNTSTVRKQWIALIVAHELAHQWFGNLVTMEWWTHLWLNEGYASFVEFLCVAHLFPEYDMWTQFVTDTYIRALELDALKHSHPIEVPVGHPSEIDEIFDDISYHKGASVIRMLHAYIGDDDFRKGMNLYLKRHSYANAETEDLWAALEEASNKAVRKVMSSWTKRQGFPVVKVDYRQKGDNKILSLSQERFLADGSVDNSADNAWLIPISVSSSQDPTKTVFDGILDTKSKEFVIENVPEGTWLKLNPGTIGFYRTCYSQSTLSLLLPAIKDHTLPPLDRLGLLDDLFAMVQAGYASTVEVLELMQAFLHEDNYTVWSNIVNILSKIGTLISHLDFEDSLKTFGRNLFREVNARLGWDPKPNESHLDTLLRSLVLSRMAVLNDQDTIEEAKRRFELHVNGTTTLAADLRSPVYRAVLSVGDANTYETMIKLYRESDLQEEKERILRSLGAIKDETLLRKVLDFAMSEEVRAQDTVFAIMSVSLSYKGRVMAWNFFKEKWKVLLDRYEGGFLLARLVKSTTENFATEEQAKDVESFFEGHPTPGTERTVQQSVESIRLNAAWLSREKDSIREYLTTRV from the exons ATGTTCTCGCGCGTCGTCGCATGCGTAAGTGTGCGCTGTTGCCTTGTGAGTCAGCAAAACGGGAAGGGAGTCTACGATAATCTGTTGTCGTCGCGGCTGTTACGAGCGTGTGAGCGTACCGTCGGGATCGGTGGAAGCCAGCGCGCGCGTTGTTATTCCTGTACAAGAGTGAGTGAAGTTGCCAGCGAGCCGTCGTCACCGAGCGTAGCGATGTCGTCGGGCGACGAGAAGCCGTTTCGCCGTCTGCCGACGTGCGTGCGTCCCTATCACTACGATATCTCGCTGACGCCGAATCTCACCGCCTTCACCTTCGATGGCACGGAGAGCGTACACCTCAAC GTGGAAAGTCCGACAGACACCATTGTGTTGAACTCCttggaaattaatataaaaagcgCGACTTTTAACGGAAATGACGGTAAGAGGATTGCTGCCAAGAATATCGAGCTGTCGGCATCTGAGGAAACGGCCACGTTGGCGTTTTCCGAGGCTCTGCCACTTGGTAAAAGTGGATATCTGAATATAGAATTCGTGGGCGAGATCAATGACAAGATGAAGGGCTTTTATAGGAGCAAATATAGCGG AGAGGACGGTACCGTTGAATACGCGGCGGTTACCCAGTTTGAGCCGACAGATGCCAGACGTTGCTTCCCATGCTGGGATGAACCAGCACTCAAAGCCACATTTGACATTACGCTAAAAATTCCGATTGGTCTTACGGCACTTTCCAATATG cctgtgaaagaaaaagttaCGAATGGCAACCACGAGACGTTAACTTTTGAAAGAACGCCTATCATGTCGACGTACTTAGTGGCGGTAGTAGTAGGCGATTTCGATTACGTCGAGGACATGTCTAGTGACGGTGTGAGAGTTCGGGTTTACGTACCGAAATCCAAGAAGGAGCAGGGCCAGTTTGCTTTGGAAGTGGCCACCAAGATATTGCCTTACTACAAGACTTACTTTGGCATCGCGTATCCCTTGCCGAAGATCGATCTCATAGCGATCGCCGACTTTTCGTCCGGCGCCATGGAGAACTGGGGCCTCGTCACGTATCGCGAGACTTGTTTGCTCGTGGATCCACAGAACACGTCGACAGTGCGCAAGCAGTGGATCGCGTTGATAGTAGCACACGAGCTAGCGCACCAATGGTTCGGCAATCTCGTGACAATGGAATGGTGGACGCATCTCTGGCTGAACGAGGGCTACGCGTCGTTCGTGGAGTTCCTTTGCGTCGCGCATCTCTTCCCGGAATATGATATGTGGACGCAATTTGTGACAGACACGTACATCCGCGCGTTGGAGCTAGACGCGCTGAAGCACAGTCATCCAATTGAGGTACCAGTCGGTCATCCATCGGAGATCGACGAGATCTTCGACGACATATCGTATCACAAAGGAGCTTCTGTTATTCGTATGTTGCATGCGTACATAGGCGATGACGATTTTCGAAAGGGTATGAATCTGTATTTGAAAAGACACAGCTACGCCAACGCGGAGACCGAGGATCTCTGGGCCGCATTAGAAGAGGCCAGTAACAAAGCTGTGCGCAAGGTGATGTCGTCGTGGACCAAGAGACAAGGTTTTCCCGTGGTCAAGGTCGACTATCGTCAGAAGGGCGACAACAAGATCCTATCGTTGTCCCAGGAGAGATTCCTGGCCGACGGATCGGTAGATAACAGCGCGGATAACGCGTGGCTCATACCGATAAGTGTAAGCTCCTCGCAGGATCCGACCAAAACAGTGTTCGACGGCATATTAGACACAAAGAGCAAGGAATTTGTGATCGAAAATGTTCCCGAAGGTACATGGCTGAAGCTCAATCCCGGGACAATCGGCTTTTATCGTACTTGTTACAGTCAGTCCACTCTGTCGCTTCTGTTGCCCGCGATTAAGGATCACACGTTACCTCCTCTCGACAGATTAGGCTTACTGGACGATCTCTTCGCGATGGTGCAGGCGGGTTACGCGTCCACGGTGGAAGTGCTCGAGTTGATGCAGGCGTTTCTACATGAGGACAATTACACCGTTTGGTCTAACATAGTGAATATCCTAAGTAAAATCGGCACTCTCATTTCACACTTGGACTTTGAGGATTCTCTCAAAACGTTCGGACGTAATCTGTTCCGCGAGGTTAACGCTAGACTAGGCTGGGACCCTAAGCCAAACGAGAGTCACTTAGACACGTTACTCAGGTCTCTCGTGCTGAGCCGCATGGCGGTTCTAAACGATCAAGACACTATCGAGGAAGCGAAGAGGAGATTTGAGTTGCACGTGAACGGCACGACAACGCTCGCCGCCGATTTGCGCAGTCCGGTTTATCGAGCTGTGCTATCCGTGGGTGATGCCAACACTTACGAGaccatgataaaattatacagagAATCCGATCTTCAGGAAGAGAAGGAGCGGATTTTGCGGTCGCTCGGCGCGATCAAAGATGAGACTCTACTGAGAAAGGTCCTGGATTTCGCTATGAGCGAAGAAGTTCGCGCTCAGGACACAGTGTTCGCCATCATGTCCGTGAGTCTGTCGTACAAGGGACGTGTTATGGCGTGGAATTTTTTCAAGGAAAAATGGAAGGTCCTGCTGGACCGTTACGAGGGCGGCTTCCTGCTGGCGCGGCTGGTCAAGTCCACTACCGAGAACTTTGCCACCGAAGAGCAAGCCAAAGATGTAGAGAGTTTCTTTGAGGGCCACCCGACTCCGGGTACCGAGCGAACGGTACAGCAGAGCGTGGAGTCCATCAGATTGAACGCCGCGTGGCTCAGCCGAGAAAAAGACTCCATCAGAGAATATCTGACCACTCGAGTCTAG
- the LOC105829325 gene encoding puromycin-sensitive aminopeptidase isoform X3, with the protein MDKQRPCLNYVFVCIFQRQDGNCAVTYLCPTSARNFFPCWDEPSFKATFDIHLTIPSQTSLVGLSNMPVKEKVTNGNHETLTFERTPIMSTYLVAVVVGDFDYVEDMSSDGVRVRVYVPKSKKEQGQFALEVATKILPYYKTYFGIAYPLPKIDLIAIADFSSGAMENWGLVTYRETCLLVDPQNTSTVRKQWIALIVAHELAHQWFGNLVTMEWWTHLWLNEGYASFVEFLCVAHLFPEYDMWTQFVTDTYIRALELDALKHSHPIEVPVGHPSEIDEIFDDISYHKGASVIRMLHAYIGDDDFRKGMNLYLKRHSYANAETEDLWAALEEASNKAVRKVMSSWTKRQGFPVVKVDYRQKGDNKILSLSQERFLADGSVDNSADNAWLIPISVSSSQDPTKTVFDGILDTKSKEFVIENVPEGTWLKLNPGTIGFYRTCYSQSTLSLLLPAIKDHTLPPLDRLGLLDDLFAMVQAGYASTVEVLELMQAFLHEDNYTVWSNIVNILSKIGTLISHLDFEDSLKTFGRNLFREVNARLGWDPKPNESHLDTLLRSLVLSRMAVLNDQDTIEEAKRRFELHVNGTTTLAADLRSPVYRAVLSVGDANTYETMIKLYRESDLQEEKERILRSLGAIKDETLLRKVLDFAMSEEVRAQDTVFAIMSVSLSYKGRVMAWNFFKEKWKVLLDRYEGGFLLARLVKSTTENFATEEQAKDVESFFEGHPTPGTERTVQQSVESIRLNAAWLSREKDSIREYLTTRV; encoded by the exons ATGGATAAACAAAGGCCATGTTTAAACTATGTATTTGTATGTATCTTTCAAAGGCAAGATGGTAACTGCGCTGTAACCTATTTGTGCCCCACGTCGGCGCGGAATTTTTTTCCATGCTGGGACGAACCTTCTTTTAAAGCCACCTTTGATATACATCTCACAATTCCGTCTCAGACATCCCTCGTCGGATTATCGAACATG cctgtgaaagaaaaagttaCGAATGGCAACCACGAGACGTTAACTTTTGAAAGAACGCCTATCATGTCGACGTACTTAGTGGCGGTAGTAGTAGGCGATTTCGATTACGTCGAGGACATGTCTAGTGACGGTGTGAGAGTTCGGGTTTACGTACCGAAATCCAAGAAGGAGCAGGGCCAGTTTGCTTTGGAAGTGGCCACCAAGATATTGCCTTACTACAAGACTTACTTTGGCATCGCGTATCCCTTGCCGAAGATCGATCTCATAGCGATCGCCGACTTTTCGTCCGGCGCCATGGAGAACTGGGGCCTCGTCACGTATCGCGAGACTTGTTTGCTCGTGGATCCACAGAACACGTCGACAGTGCGCAAGCAGTGGATCGCGTTGATAGTAGCACACGAGCTAGCGCACCAATGGTTCGGCAATCTCGTGACAATGGAATGGTGGACGCATCTCTGGCTGAACGAGGGCTACGCGTCGTTCGTGGAGTTCCTTTGCGTCGCGCATCTCTTCCCGGAATATGATATGTGGACGCAATTTGTGACAGACACGTACATCCGCGCGTTGGAGCTAGACGCGCTGAAGCACAGTCATCCAATTGAGGTACCAGTCGGTCATCCATCGGAGATCGACGAGATCTTCGACGACATATCGTATCACAAAGGAGCTTCTGTTATTCGTATGTTGCATGCGTACATAGGCGATGACGATTTTCGAAAGGGTATGAATCTGTATTTGAAAAGACACAGCTACGCCAACGCGGAGACCGAGGATCTCTGGGCCGCATTAGAAGAGGCCAGTAACAAAGCTGTGCGCAAGGTGATGTCGTCGTGGACCAAGAGACAAGGTTTTCCCGTGGTCAAGGTCGACTATCGTCAGAAGGGCGACAACAAGATCCTATCGTTGTCCCAGGAGAGATTCCTGGCCGACGGATCGGTAGATAACAGCGCGGATAACGCGTGGCTCATACCGATAAGTGTAAGCTCCTCGCAGGATCCGACCAAAACAGTGTTCGACGGCATATTAGACACAAAGAGCAAGGAATTTGTGATCGAAAATGTTCCCGAAGGTACATGGCTGAAGCTCAATCCCGGGACAATCGGCTTTTATCGTACTTGTTACAGTCAGTCCACTCTGTCGCTTCTGTTGCCCGCGATTAAGGATCACACGTTACCTCCTCTCGACAGATTAGGCTTACTGGACGATCTCTTCGCGATGGTGCAGGCGGGTTACGCGTCCACGGTGGAAGTGCTCGAGTTGATGCAGGCGTTTCTACATGAGGACAATTACACCGTTTGGTCTAACATAGTGAATATCCTAAGTAAAATCGGCACTCTCATTTCACACTTGGACTTTGAGGATTCTCTCAAAACGTTCGGACGTAATCTGTTCCGCGAGGTTAACGCTAGACTAGGCTGGGACCCTAAGCCAAACGAGAGTCACTTAGACACGTTACTCAGGTCTCTCGTGCTGAGCCGCATGGCGGTTCTAAACGATCAAGACACTATCGAGGAAGCGAAGAGGAGATTTGAGTTGCACGTGAACGGCACGACAACGCTCGCCGCCGATTTGCGCAGTCCGGTTTATCGAGCTGTGCTATCCGTGGGTGATGCCAACACTTACGAGaccatgataaaattatacagagAATCCGATCTTCAGGAAGAGAAGGAGCGGATTTTGCGGTCGCTCGGCGCGATCAAAGATGAGACTCTACTGAGAAAGGTCCTGGATTTCGCTATGAGCGAAGAAGTTCGCGCTCAGGACACAGTGTTCGCCATCATGTCCGTGAGTCTGTCGTACAAGGGACGTGTTATGGCGTGGAATTTTTTCAAGGAAAAATGGAAGGTCCTGCTGGACCGTTACGAGGGCGGCTTCCTGCTGGCGCGGCTGGTCAAGTCCACTACCGAGAACTTTGCCACCGAAGAGCAAGCCAAAGATGTAGAGAGTTTCTTTGAGGGCCACCCGACTCCGGGTACCGAGCGAACGGTACAGCAGAGCGTGGAGTCCATCAGATTGAACGCCGCGTGGCTCAGCCGAGAAAAAGACTCCATCAGAGAATATCTGACCACTCGAGTCTAG
- the LOC105829327 gene encoding DNA-binding protein inhibitor ID-2 has protein sequence MKAMVVSPVSGRVPPDHRGVLHNGLGIGGTRRDLEAEEVAAYLTKLRSLVPDMPRKRKLSKLEVIQRVIEYICDLQTALEETNQSATHQDAKTTTTTTTTAITTTTTAETTVTATTPQSSPRQPLPNPVATTTMTTVTTATSVVAATVADR, from the coding sequence ATGAAGGCGATGGTGGTGAGCCCGGTGAGCGGCCGCGTGCCGCCCGATCATCGTGGCGTTCTACACAACGGTTTGGGGATCGGCGGCACCAGGCGCGACCTCGAGGCCGAGGAGGTCGCCGCCTACCTGACGAAGCTGCGCTCCCTCGTGCCGGACATGCCGCGCAAGCGGAAGCTCTCCAAGCTCGAGGTGATCCAGAGGGTGATCGAGTACATCTGCGACCTGCAGACCGCCCTGGAGGAGACGAATCAGTCCGCGACGCACCAGGACgcgaagacgacgacgacgacgacgacgaccgcCATCACCACCACGACAACGGCGGAGACGACGGTCACGGCGACGACGCCGCAGTCGTCCCCGAGACAACCGCTGCCGAACCCTGTCGCCACCACCACGATGACGACCGTCACCACGGCAACGTCCGTCGTGGCCGCGACGGTCGCCGATCGGTGA